One segment of Rhipicephalus sanguineus isolate Rsan-2018 chromosome 6, BIME_Rsan_1.4, whole genome shotgun sequence DNA contains the following:
- the LOC125759002 gene encoding uncharacterized protein LOC125759002: protein MQHNDKAILALDLKGAFDNVKHGSILANLSSTDCGARTFAYISDFLSKRQALLRIEDEEYGPYIMGTRGTPQGAVLSPLLFNIAMMRLPNELARVEGIQHAVYADDITIWTTEGSIGEMQERLQRAASIVEAYANDCGLQCAPTKSELLHVRAKPRDKSAIHVSLSGVPIREVEELRILGLFIHHRLRPDSTIAKLRRVGEQVGRMIHRVSNKRGGLRGRDALRLAHAFVTSRILYAVPYLRTNKHEDERIDAIIRKATKRALDLPVATSNAKLRALGVLNSYQELREAHLVNQYTRLMQTAPGRRLLNRLQIQHVCPAEEAERIPELWRHMLSVSPLPSNMDMHTHESRRQARARTLERQHGSRPGVFYVDIAGPSPKGFYTASVIHQEKHVNGLSFRAQNSERAEEVAIALAAADPNSKVIITDSRKACAHYLAGEISPLAGQILKRAAIDPTPKRIIWAPGHQGLRGNEAADAAARALTHRAPHPGSYDSEANTPLLRFKEILAYYRDTHRLFPAPAKGLSKADERTLRRLQTGTLLCPAILKHYDPNTDGRCPHCGETCDIFHMVWACTKNPRLPPSPTPSREAWETALLNCSSLESQRALVRRARDGASSCGVPD from the coding sequence ATGCAACACAATGACAAAGCCATCCTCGCCCTTGATCTGAAGGGGGCTTTCGACAATGTTAAACACGGTAGCATCCTGGCTAACTTGAGTTCCACCGATTGCGGGGCTAGGACCTTTGCATACATCAGCGATTTCCTCTCTAAGCGCCAGGCTCTTCTTCGGATCGAGGACGAGGAATATGGCCCGTACATTATGGGAACACGGGGTACCCCTCAGGGAGCTGTGTTATCACCGCTCCTGTTCAACATTGCTATGATGCGCCTCCCAAATGAATTGGCCCGGGTGGAAGGCATTCAACACgcagtatatgccgatgacattacaaTCTGGACCACCGAAGGGAGCATTGGCGAAATGCAGGAACGCCTTCAGCGGGCCGCATCCATAGTCGAGGCGTATGCCAACGATTGTGGACTCCAGTGTGCTCCAACTAAATCAGAGCTTCTGCATGTTAGAGCGAAACCAAGAGATAAATCAGCCATACACGTCTCTCTGTCCGGGGTTCCCATCAGAGAGGTGGAGGAGCTTCGGATTCTGGGCCTGTTCATTCACCACAGACTCAGACCGGACTCCACTATTGCGAAACTTCGGAGAGTAGGCGAACAGGTAGGGCGCATGATCCACCGCGTTTCCAACAAGCGGGGCGGTCTGCGGGGCAGGGACGCGCTTCGGCTCGCCCATGCCTTCGTGACTAGCCGGATACTGTATGCCGTCCCATACCTTCGCACTAACAAGCACGAAGACGAAAGAATAGATGCCATCATCCGTAAGGCGACTAAGCGAGCTCTGGATCTCCCTGTGGCCACCTCCAACGCCAAACTCAGAGCGTTAGGTGTGCTCAACTCCTACCAGGAGTTGCGGGAGGCCCACCTTGTGAATCAATATACGCGGCTCATGCAGACGGCCCCCGGGCGCCGCCTGCTAAACCGATTGCAGATCCAACAcgtttgccctgcagaggaggcggagcgtattccggaactgtggcgccatatgctctcggtctctccgctccccagtaacatggatatgcacacgcacgaaagcagacgacaagcgcgggctcggacgcttgaaagacaacacggctcccgacctggtgtattctacgtggacatagcagggccttcgcccaagggattttacacggcctctgtaattcaccaggaaaaacacgtcaatgggctctccttccgagcacaaaattcagagcgagctgaggaagtagcgatagcgcttgctgccgcggatcccaattcgaaagtaatcatcacggactcccgtaaagcatgtgctcactacttggcaggagagatatcccccttagccggccaaattctaaaacgggctgccattgatccgaccccaaaacgaattatatgggctccaggccatcagggcttacgaggtaatgaggccgctgacgcggccgcccgagcgcttacccaccgggctcctcaccctggctcttatgactcggaggccaatacgccgctgctgcggttcaaagaaattctcgcgtattatcgcgacactcaccgccttttcccggctcctgcaaaggggctgagtaaggcggatgagcgaactctaaggcgcctgcagacaggtactctactctgtcctgcaatattaaaacactatgatccgaacacggatgggcggtgcccacactgtggggagacctgtgatatcttccacatggtgtgggcatgtactaaaaatccccgcctgcccccttcccctaccccttcacgagaggcatgggagactgccctcctcaactgctcctcactggagtcgcaacgggctctggtgcgacgggcgcgagacggggcctcgtcatgcggtgtcccggactag